A genome region from Bacteroides stercoris ATCC 43183 includes the following:
- a CDS encoding sugar O-acetyltransferase has translation MKTEYEKCLAGESFIGGKDPKIVETILRTRRLLAQFNATDYADTERKQALLREMFGSLGKGVHVDIDFHCEYGKHIFIGDKVIINMNCTFVDNNRIDIGSNVLIASNVQIYTATHSTKVSERMVQNWSEGEEICRTYALPVKIEDGVWIGGGAILLPGVIIGRNSVIGAGSVVTRSIPANCVAVGNPCRVIKQIESDEKV, from the coding sequence ATGAAAACAGAATACGAGAAATGTTTAGCGGGTGAATCTTTCATTGGAGGCAAAGACCCGAAGATAGTAGAGACAATTTTGCGTACAAGGCGACTGCTGGCGCAGTTTAATGCCACCGATTATGCTGATACGGAGCGCAAGCAAGCCTTGTTGCGTGAAATGTTCGGCAGCCTGGGTAAAGGTGTGCATGTGGATATTGATTTCCATTGCGAATACGGGAAACATATTTTTATTGGCGACAAAGTGATTATCAACATGAACTGCACTTTCGTGGACAACAACCGCATTGATATCGGCAGTAATGTATTGATTGCTTCCAATGTACAGATATATACAGCCACTCATTCCACCAAAGTCAGTGAACGCATGGTGCAGAATTGGTCGGAAGGCGAGGAAATATGCCGTACATACGCTCTGCCCGTCAAGATAGAGGACGGCGTATGGATTGGCGGAGGCGCCATCCTATTGCCGGGAGTCATTATCGGCAGGAACAGTGTTATCGGGGCAGGCAGCGTTGTCACCCGTTCCATCCCTGCCAATTGTGTGGCGGTGGGCAATCCTTGCCGTGTAATCAAACAGATTGAAAGTGATGAGAAAGTATAA
- a CDS encoding NUDIX hydrolase N-terminal domain-containing protein, whose translation MDKQGQEYQWLEWAKELQFIAQAGLTYTKDLFDKERFERIREISAEIMSLQSKLPLSEIKDLFCNETGFQTPKLDTRAAIFKDNKILLVEENDGTWSMPGGWVDVMETVKSNTVKEVKEEAGLDVDAVRVIALHDRNLHNQPPYAYNVCKVFVLCKVKGGCFHPNIETVGSGYFSLDELPPLSVDKNSYQQIEMCFIARSEKNWQVEFD comes from the coding sequence ATGGATAAGCAAGGGCAGGAATACCAATGGTTGGAATGGGCTAAAGAGCTTCAGTTCATTGCGCAAGCGGGACTGACTTATACAAAAGACCTTTTTGACAAGGAGCGTTTTGAGCGCATTCGGGAAATATCAGCCGAAATAATGAGCCTGCAAAGCAAGCTCCCTTTGTCGGAAATAAAAGATTTGTTTTGCAATGAGACGGGTTTTCAGACACCCAAACTCGATACCCGCGCGGCCATTTTTAAGGATAATAAGATTTTGTTGGTAGAAGAAAATGACGGCACTTGGTCCATGCCTGGCGGATGGGTAGATGTGATGGAGACCGTCAAATCGAATACCGTCAAAGAGGTGAAAGAGGAAGCTGGGCTTGATGTAGACGCCGTACGGGTTATCGCCTTACATGACCGCAATTTGCACAATCAGCCTCCATACGCCTACAATGTATGCAAGGTGTTTGTGCTTTGCAAGGTAAAAGGCGGATGTTTCCATCCGAATATAGAAACCGTCGGAAGCGGTTATTTCAGCTTGGACGAACTGCCTCCGTTGTCTGTAGACAAGAACAGTTATCAGCAAATAGAAATGTGTTTTATTGCCCGCTCGGAAAAGAACTGGCAGGTGGAGTTCGATTAA
- a CDS encoding Crp/Fnr family transcriptional regulator, with amino-acid sequence MENIIRKIRMYYPVSDEALEALVCLFKRFVFPEKTTIIHAGKQDRKVYFIEKGITRSFVLHNGKQITTWFSKEGDAACGSWDLYRNKAGFEYVETLEETTAYSVSIVQLNELYRSYIDLANWMRVLQQENFLRLQDIHIRRLNWSAKERYEHLIKECPELFQRVNLGYIASFLGITQQSLSRIRANGHFLT; translated from the coding sequence ATGGAAAACATTATCAGAAAAATAAGAATGTATTATCCAGTTTCAGATGAAGCGTTGGAAGCATTGGTGTGTCTTTTTAAGAGATTTGTATTTCCGGAAAAAACAACCATCATTCATGCTGGGAAGCAGGACAGGAAAGTCTATTTCATTGAAAAAGGCATCACACGTTCTTTTGTTTTACACAATGGAAAACAAATAACGACATGGTTTTCCAAAGAAGGAGATGCCGCTTGTGGCTCATGGGACTTATATCGCAACAAAGCTGGTTTTGAATATGTAGAAACGTTGGAAGAAACTACGGCTTATTCTGTCTCAATAGTGCAGTTGAATGAATTGTATCGGTCTTACATTGACCTTGCAAATTGGATGCGGGTGTTACAGCAAGAAAACTTCCTTCGCTTGCAAGACATACATATCCGCCGATTAAACTGGTCTGCAAAAGAACGTTATGAACATTTGATAAAAGAATGTCCCGAACTTTTCCAAAGGGTGAACTTGGGATATATAGCTTCTTTCTTGGGTATCACGCAACAATCGCTGAGTCGAATAAGAGCTAATGGGCATTTTTTAACATAA
- a CDS encoding YccF domain-containing protein, giving the protein MGCLMNVLWLVFGGILTAVEYMIASLLMMITIVGIPFGMQTMKMAGLALWPFGKEVRSGERSGGCLYILMNVLWIFLGGIWICLSHLGFGVLLCITVIGIPFGMQHFKLAALALAPFGKDIVES; this is encoded by the coding sequence ATGGGTTGTCTGATGAATGTTTTATGGCTGGTGTTTGGCGGCATACTAACTGCCGTGGAGTATATGATTGCCAGTTTGCTGATGATGATTACAATCGTCGGCATTCCTTTCGGTATGCAAACAATGAAGATGGCGGGGCTTGCCCTGTGGCCTTTCGGCAAAGAGGTGCGCAGCGGAGAGCGTTCGGGAGGCTGTCTTTACATACTGATGAATGTATTGTGGATTTTTCTGGGAGGAATATGGATTTGCCTTTCGCATTTGGGCTTCGGCGTATTGCTGTGTATCACCGTCATCGGTATTCCTTTCGGGATGCAGCATTTCAAACTTGCCGCTTTGGCGTTGGCACCTTTCGGAAAAGATATTGTGGAATCATAA
- the dinB gene encoding DNA polymerase IV, translated as MTERKIIHIDMDAFYASVEQRDNPELRGKPVAVGHAEERGVVAAASYEARRFGVRSAMSSQKAKRLCPQLIFIPGRMDVYKSVSRQIHEIFHEYTDVIEPISLDEAFLDVTENKPGILLAVDIAREIKRKVRERLSLVASAGVSYNKFLAKIASDYRKPDGLCTIHPDQALDFIAHLPIESFWGVGPVTARKMHVLGIHTGGQLRACSQAMLLREFGKVGNIYYDFARGIDLRPVEAVRIRKSVGCEHTLEKDINRRSSVIIELYHTAVELVTRLEHKNFRGNTLTLKIKFHDFSQITRSVTQSRELTALDVILPLAKQLLREVDYEHHPIRLIGLSVSNPREESDEKGVWEQLSFEFSDWEFDE; from the coding sequence ATGACCGAACGTAAGATTATACATATTGATATGGACGCTTTCTATGCTTCCGTAGAACAGCGCGACAATCCGGAACTGCGTGGCAAACCCGTAGCGGTGGGGCATGCGGAAGAGCGTGGTGTGGTGGCTGCTGCCAGCTATGAAGCCCGTCGGTTCGGGGTGCGTTCGGCAATGTCGTCACAGAAGGCAAAGCGGCTGTGTCCGCAGCTTATTTTTATTCCGGGGCGTATGGACGTCTATAAATCGGTGTCCCGTCAAATTCATGAGATATTCCATGAATATACGGATGTTATAGAACCTATCTCTTTGGATGAGGCGTTTCTGGATGTGACGGAAAATAAGCCGGGTATTCTTCTGGCTGTGGATATAGCCAGAGAAATAAAACGGAAAGTGCGCGAGCGGCTGAGTCTGGTGGCCTCTGCCGGAGTTTCCTACAATAAGTTTCTTGCCAAAATAGCATCCGATTACCGTAAACCCGACGGTTTGTGTACCATTCATCCCGACCAGGCTTTGGATTTTATAGCACATCTGCCGATAGAGAGTTTTTGGGGAGTGGGTCCGGTGACGGCAAGGAAGATGCATGTTTTGGGGATACATACCGGCGGGCAACTGCGTGCCTGTTCGCAAGCGATGCTGTTGCGCGAGTTTGGTAAGGTGGGGAACATCTATTATGATTTTGCGCGCGGGATAGATCTTCGTCCTGTAGAAGCGGTGCGCATTCGTAAGTCTGTGGGGTGTGAACATACTTTGGAGAAGGATATCAACCGGCGGTCGTCAGTCATTATCGAGTTGTATCATACTGCGGTGGAACTGGTTACCCGTCTGGAACATAAGAACTTCCGGGGGAATACGCTGACGCTGAAAATCAAGTTTCACGATTTCAGCCAGATAACCCGCAGCGTTACGCAGTCCAGGGAATTGACGGCACTTGATGTGATCCTGCCGTTGGCGAAACAACTGTTGAGGGAGGTTGATTACGAACACCATCCTATCCGTCTGATAGGCCTTTCCGTATCCAACCCTCGTGAAGAAAGTGATGAAAAAGGTGTTTGGGAGCAGCTGAGTTTTGAATTTAGTGACTGGGAATTTGATGAATAA
- a CDS encoding MATE family efflux transporter, whose amino-acid sequence MATSREMTEGRALPLIFNFTLPLLLGNLLQQTYSLVDAAIVGKFLGINALASVGASTSVIFLILGFCNGCCGGFGIPVAQKFGARDYITMRRYVAVSLQLAAVMSVVLAVVTSICCADILRMMRTPDNIFTGAYYYLLVTFIGVPCTFFYNLLSSIIRALGDSKTPFWFLLFSTVLNILLDLFCILVLDWGVAGAAIATVFSQGVSAVLCYIYMMKRFEILRTTPVERKFDSALARTLMYIGVPMGLQFSITAIGSIMLQSANNALGTACVAAFTAAMRIKMFFMCPFESLGMAMATYSGQNYGAGKPGRIWQGVKASALMMIVYWAFTFAVLMVGAKTFTLLFVEASEVEILKDAALFLHISVSFFPILGLLCILRYTIQGVGYTNLAMLSGVSEMIARILISLLAVPAFGYIAVCFGDPTAWIFADLFLIPTFAYVYRRILRMNKN is encoded by the coding sequence ATGGCAACATCAAGAGAAATGACGGAAGGACGGGCTCTTCCGCTCATATTTAATTTCACTTTGCCTTTATTGTTGGGTAATTTGCTGCAACAGACCTATTCGTTGGTGGATGCTGCAATTGTCGGTAAATTTTTGGGGATAAATGCACTGGCTTCTGTCGGAGCGAGTACATCGGTCATATTCCTGATACTCGGTTTCTGCAACGGATGTTGCGGAGGATTCGGCATTCCGGTGGCACAGAAGTTCGGAGCGAGGGATTATATTACAATGCGCCGTTATGTGGCGGTCAGCTTGCAACTGGCTGCGGTGATGTCGGTGGTGCTTGCCGTGGTAACAAGCATCTGTTGTGCAGATATTTTGCGCATGATGCGTACGCCGGACAATATCTTCACCGGAGCTTATTATTATTTGCTTGTAACTTTTATAGGCGTCCCCTGTACCTTCTTCTATAATTTGTTGTCCAGCATTATACGTGCTTTGGGTGATAGCAAGACGCCGTTCTGGTTTCTGCTCTTTTCCACCGTCCTGAATATTCTGCTTGACTTGTTTTGCATCCTTGTTTTGGACTGGGGTGTGGCGGGAGCGGCAATCGCTACTGTCTTTTCTCAAGGAGTTTCGGCAGTGCTTTGCTACATCTATATGATGAAACGTTTTGAAATTCTGAGAACTACTCCTGTCGAACGTAAATTCGACAGTGCGTTGGCACGGACGCTGATGTATATCGGAGTGCCTATGGGATTGCAGTTTTCCATTACCGCTATCGGCAGTATTATGCTGCAGAGTGCCAACAATGCGTTGGGTACGGCATGTGTAGCGGCTTTTACGGCTGCCATGCGTATCAAGATGTTCTTTATGTGTCCCTTCGAGAGCTTGGGTATGGCGATGGCCACTTATAGCGGACAAAACTACGGTGCAGGCAAGCCCGGACGTATATGGCAGGGTGTCAAGGCAAGCGCGCTGATGATGATAGTCTACTGGGCGTTCACTTTTGCAGTGCTGATGGTTGGAGCCAAAACGTTTACTCTATTGTTTGTAGAGGCTTCGGAAGTGGAAATTCTGAAAGATGCGGCGCTTTTCCTGCATATATCTGTCTCTTTCTTCCCGATACTTGGTTTGCTTTGTATTTTGCGTTATACAATTCAGGGAGTAGGTTATACCAATCTGGCTATGCTTTCGGGTGTTTCCGAAATGATAGCCCGTATCCTGATCAGTTTGCTGGCAGTTCCGGCGTTCGGCTATATCGCTGTTTGCTTCGGTGACCCGACTGCCTGGATTTTTGCAGATTTATTCCTCATTCCCACTTTTGCTTATGTCTACCGGCGCATACTGCGAATGAACAAAAATTAG
- a CDS encoding murein L,D-transpeptidase catalytic domain family protein, protein MLRFCLSFLFMFFPCFLFLGNRPATCMTDKPDVSLAAESAACADLYRSMQLERVVSWKAFRQAVTGYHKIAGRKRDVLTLIDFSRPSTEKRLFVFDMKQRRLLFSSVVSHGKNSGDKYATSFSNEYGSYKSSLGFYLTETTYQGRNGYSLILNGLEKGINDRARERAIVVHGAAYADPSVASRGGRLGRSFGCPAVPQKLSRPIIDAIKGGSVMYIYAEAPDYLAHSSVLKKTTGL, encoded by the coding sequence ATGTTGAGATTTTGCCTCTCTTTTTTATTTATGTTTTTTCCCTGTTTCCTGTTTTTGGGAAACAGACCTGCTACCTGCATGACGGATAAGCCGGATGTTTCGTTGGCGGCAGAATCGGCAGCATGTGCCGATTTGTATCGTTCCATGCAATTGGAAAGGGTAGTGAGTTGGAAAGCTTTCCGCCAGGCAGTAACGGGCTATCATAAAATAGCAGGCCGTAAACGGGATGTACTGACTCTGATTGATTTTTCACGTCCTTCTACCGAGAAGCGTCTTTTCGTGTTCGATATGAAGCAGCGCAGGCTGCTTTTCTCATCGGTCGTCTCGCACGGAAAAAACAGCGGCGACAAGTATGCCACTTCATTTTCCAATGAATACGGATCTTATAAAAGTTCCCTGGGATTCTATCTGACAGAAACAACCTATCAAGGCAGGAACGGATATTCCCTCATCCTGAACGGATTGGAAAAAGGTATTAACGACCGTGCCCGCGAGCGTGCCATTGTGGTACATGGAGCTGCTTATGCCGATCCTTCGGTTGCAAGCAGGGGAGGGCGTTTGGGACGGAGTTTCGGCTGTCCGGCTGTTCCGCAAAAACTCAGCCGCCCTATTATCGACGCCATTAAAGGGGGAAGCGTGATGTATATCTATGCCGAGGCTCCCGACTATCTGGCTCACAGCTCCGTACTGAAGAAAACGACCGGGTTGTAA
- a CDS encoding L,D-transpeptidase, which translates to MKRFFLFAAAAVCMVLAGCNGQQGHTPSSVAQVSEPADTVVPVVEVPFREKLLTAADVTLTKDLLYDTYTLEDTYPYKDTVRSFKWDVIRNCLAYIENMQRDSVKWVVLQNYKNLNREAPLVRKFVRNAYRRVADTLGVERYQSVPLYLPGDTLVPERYGRDGTLAYLLGEEGGFSRILPITLEDEWLVPRRYLKLLADSTVFNHVIFVDRLDQNIATLERMDKGEWKIRSMNPATTGRHAPPYAQETPLGMYLLQQKKSRMIFLKDGSAATGGYAPYASRFTNGAYIHGVPVNVPRTAMIEYSWSLGTTPRSHMCVRNATSHAKFVFDWAPTERSLVVVIE; encoded by the coding sequence ATGAAACGATTCTTCCTTTTTGCTGCCGCGGCTGTGTGCATGGTGCTTGCGGGATGTAACGGGCAGCAAGGTCATACCCCGTCTTCTGTTGCGCAGGTATCGGAACCTGCCGATACTGTTGTGCCCGTAGTGGAAGTGCCTTTCAGAGAGAAATTGCTGACGGCAGCCGATGTGACGCTTACCAAAGATTTGCTTTACGATACATATACGCTGGAAGATACCTATCCGTACAAGGATACCGTGCGTTCTTTCAAATGGGATGTAATCCGCAATTGTCTGGCTTATATAGAGAATATGCAGCGGGACAGTGTGAAGTGGGTGGTATTGCAGAATTATAAGAATCTGAATCGGGAAGCCCCTTTGGTGCGTAAGTTCGTGCGTAATGCCTATCGCCGTGTGGCGGATACGCTTGGGGTGGAGCGTTATCAGTCCGTTCCCTTGTATTTGCCGGGAGATACGTTGGTGCCCGAACGTTATGGCAGGGATGGGACGTTGGCTTACCTGCTGGGTGAGGAAGGCGGTTTCAGCCGTATTCTTCCTATTACGCTGGAAGATGAGTGGCTGGTTCCCCGCCGTTATTTGAAGCTGCTGGCGGACAGCACTGTCTTTAATCATGTTATTTTCGTAGACCGTCTTGACCAGAATATCGCTACGTTGGAGCGTATGGATAAAGGTGAATGGAAAATCCGCAGCATGAATCCCGCAACGACAGGACGGCATGCACCGCCTTATGCACAGGAAACGCCGCTGGGCATGTATTTACTGCAACAGAAGAAATCGCGCATGATCTTTCTGAAAGACGGCTCTGCGGCAACGGGCGGATATGCGCCTTATGCCAGCCGTTTTACCAACGGAGCCTATATTCATGGAGTACCGGTGAATGTTCCGCGCACAGCCATGATTGAGTATAGCTGGTCGCTGGGTACTACGCCGCGTTCGCACATGTGTGTGCGAAATGCTACTTCACATGCTAAGTTTGTATTTGACTGGGCGCCGACGGAGCGTTCTTTAGTAGTTGTTATCGAATGA
- a CDS encoding 2-aminoethylphosphonate--pyruvate transaminase encodes MRPYILLTPGPLTTSETVKEAMLTDWCTWDADYNVHIVEEIRKSLVALATKQTDEYTSVLLQGSGTYCVEAVIGSTVKPGDKLLILSNGAYGDRMGNIAEYHGINYDMLAFDETEQVSVSYVDDYLAHNAEITHVSVVHCETTTGVLNPLKEIAHIVKMHGKKLIVDAMSSFGGVPLDVEELGIDFLISSANKCIQGVPGFGFIIARKSELMRCKGVSKSLSLDIYDQWETMEKGHGKWRFTSPTHVVRAFKQAMDELAEEGGVEARHQRYCKNHEVLVDGMRSLGFKTLLPDAIQSPVITSFLYPNADFDFKSFYAQLKERGFVIYPGKISQADIFRIGNIGDVYPEDFSKLIEVIKECKY; translated from the coding sequence ATGAGACCTTACATTTTATTGACTCCCGGACCTCTTACTACTTCCGAAACCGTAAAAGAAGCCATGCTCACAGATTGGTGTACATGGGATGCGGATTATAATGTGCATATCGTAGAGGAAATACGCAAATCCCTCGTTGCACTCGCTACAAAGCAAACCGATGAATATACTTCCGTTCTTCTGCAAGGCAGTGGAACCTATTGTGTGGAAGCCGTTATAGGAAGTACCGTTAAGCCGGGTGATAAACTGCTGATTTTGAGCAATGGAGCTTATGGTGACCGTATGGGAAATATCGCTGAGTATCACGGTATCAACTATGATATGCTGGCCTTTGACGAAACGGAGCAGGTGTCCGTCAGCTATGTAGACGATTATCTGGCACATAATGCGGAGATTACGCATGTATCGGTGGTACATTGCGAAACCACTACCGGCGTGCTGAACCCGTTGAAGGAGATAGCCCACATCGTAAAGATGCACGGAAAGAAGCTGATTGTAGATGCTATGAGCAGCTTTGGCGGAGTGCCTTTGGATGTAGAGGAACTGGGTATTGATTTTCTTATCAGCAGCGCCAATAAATGTATTCAGGGTGTACCGGGATTCGGTTTTATCATCGCCCGCAAGTCGGAACTGATGCGCTGCAAGGGTGTTTCCAAATCTCTTTCGCTCGATATTTACGATCAGTGGGAAACGATGGAAAAAGGACATGGAAAGTGGCGTTTCACATCGCCTACCCATGTGGTGAGAGCCTTTAAACAGGCTATGGATGAATTGGCTGAAGAAGGAGGGGTAGAGGCACGTCATCAAAGATACTGTAAAAATCATGAGGTATTGGTAGATGGTATGCGCTCACTCGGCTTCAAGACTCTGTTGCCTGACGCTATACAGTCTCCCGTCATAACTTCTTTCCTTTATCCGAATGCGGATTTTGATTTTAAATCGTTCTATGCACAGCTCAAGGAAAGGGGATTCGTGATTTATCCCGGCAAGATTTCGCAGGCGGACATATTCCGTATTGGCAATATCGGAGATGTGTATCCGGAGGATTTCAGCAAGTTGATAGAGGTAATCAAAGAATGTAAGTATTGA
- the phnX gene encoding phosphonoacetaldehyde hydrolase, whose product MKKIECIIMDWAGTAVDYGCFAPVAAFIESFNVIGTPVTAAETRAHMGLTKVEEIRALFNIDRVRNEFQEKYGRPYAEEDILARYADFQRVLFASLEDYTTPIPGVVETISGLRAQGIKIGSTTGYTRAMMDVVLPAAAARGYVVDNCVTPDGLPAGRPAPYMIYKNMTELAVPSVDCVVKVGDTIADIKEGVNAKVWTVGVVLGSNELGLTLDEVNALSATELELRKQDVRNRMLAAGAHYTVDSIEELPAVIDNINNFKLSRI is encoded by the coding sequence ATGAAGAAAATTGAATGTATTATTATGGATTGGGCAGGTACGGCAGTCGATTACGGCTGTTTCGCTCCGGTTGCCGCTTTCATTGAGAGTTTTAATGTGATAGGCACTCCGGTAACGGCAGCTGAAACGCGTGCCCACATGGGACTGACCAAAGTAGAGGAAATACGCGCTTTGTTCAATATAGACCGCGTAAGAAACGAGTTTCAGGAGAAATACGGACGCCCGTATGCCGAGGAAGATATATTGGCGCGCTATGCAGACTTTCAGCGTGTGTTGTTTGCCTCTCTGGAAGATTATACAACACCTATTCCCGGTGTGGTTGAAACGATATCGGGATTGCGTGCACAAGGAATTAAGATAGGCTCCACTACCGGCTATACCCGTGCGATGATGGATGTAGTGTTGCCGGCTGCCGCAGCCCGCGGATATGTGGTTGATAATTGTGTCACGCCCGACGGACTTCCCGCAGGACGGCCTGCTCCTTATATGATTTATAAGAATATGACGGAACTTGCCGTTCCTTCGGTGGACTGTGTTGTGAAGGTAGGCGACACGATTGCCGACATCAAAGAAGGAGTGAATGCCAAAGTGTGGACGGTGGGCGTAGTGCTTGGCAGTAACGAACTGGGTCTTACCCTGGATGAAGTGAATGCTTTGTCTGCTACCGAACTGGAGCTCCGCAAACAGGATGTCCGCAACCGTATGCTGGCTGCCGGAGCTCATTATACAGTAGACTCCATTGAAGAACTTCCTGCCGTAATAGATAATATTAATAACTTTAAACTATCAAGAATATGA